The Eremothecium cymbalariae DBVPG#7215 chromosome 7, complete sequence genome contains the following window.
AGCTTTCTCTTCATCAGCCTCGTTgtcgtcgtcatcatcatcgtcatcgtcatcttcCAAACTGCCCCCAGACTGCTTCAACAACTCTTGCAACTGCGCCTGGCTATCTGCACCCCCAAGCCCGCCCAGACCGGGCATTCCTCCCATTCCTCCCATTCCTGGCATCCCGCCCATTCCTGGCATCCCGCCCATTCCTTGAAGCGCTTCAAGACCTTCCATTCCACCAAAGTCCTGCTGCTGTGAAACCCCATCTTGCTCATCCTCATCCACCCACTTATCAAAATCTGTCTTGATGTAGTGATACTTTAACTTCTCCTTCGTCAACCTCGGCCAGTACTCCCGATCCAAGTCCTTCTTGTACAACTTCAAGTAATACCCTTGACCATTGGCCACCCGATTCAACGACTTCTCAACATCAATCTCcttaaaaaaatcaatatgTAGCTTATACTTGTGGCTCTCTTCCCCACCAACATGGCCTGCTGACTTTGCTGTGAACTCCAAATACGTTGGCTCCAACTTTAATTGAGGCTCCCCACAGTCTGCGATCAAAAGAGTCAACAGAACATAGTTCTTCTCAGCATCCGTCTCACTAGAACGCTGCGCCCATAATACTTCTGGAGTGATAGCTTGACTCATTATTTGCTTGTTACGTCTCTCGTCTCGATTACTTCCTTAGATCTCTCTCAAGTTCTAATATACGCTTGCTTCAACTA
Protein-coding sequences here:
- the SBA1 gene encoding Hsp90 cochaperone SBA1 (similar to Ashbya gossypii ABL057W) → MSQAITPEVLWAQRSSETDAEKNYVLLTLLIADCGEPQLKLEPTYLEFTAKSAGHVGGEESHKYKLHIDFFKEIDVEKSLNRVANGQGYYLKLYKKDLDREYWPRLTKEKLKYHYIKTDFDKWVDEDEQDGVSQQQDFGGMEGLEALQGMGGMPGMGGMPGMGGMGGMPGLGGLGGADSQAQLQELLKQSGGSLEDDDDDDDDDDNEADEEKASASVTGKKD